Proteins from one Paenibacillus amylolyticus genomic window:
- a CDS encoding metalloregulator ArsR/SmtB family transcription factor, translating to MMQPNPNELEQVVKIHKALGEHTRYKIIQILSGESNLCPADLESRLVTVALSTLSHHLKQLSDCGLLTSQKKGTYIYYSLNTETAQKYVPYLLNK from the coding sequence ATGATGCAACCAAACCCGAATGAACTTGAACAAGTGGTCAAAATTCATAAAGCACTGGGTGAGCATACACGCTACAAAATCATTCAGATTCTATCGGGCGAAAGCAATCTGTGTCCTGCCGATCTGGAGAGTCGCCTTGTTACCGTTGCCCTATCAACTCTGTCTCATCACCTGAAACAGCTGTCCGATTGCGGCTTGCTCACCTCACAGAAGAAAGGTACGTATATCTACTACAGCCTGAACACGGAGACCGCACAGAAGTATGTTCCCTATCTGCTAAATAAATAA
- a CDS encoding ribosomal protein L7/L12 translates to MEMNTLVWIVLLLLILVLLVRVSSLQRQLNELKRDVERLENGSTAIASPRSDFNYTLSPKEAPPSHTSQTATTDLDQELLALIHQGKKIMAIKRLREARGLSLKEAKDYVDSLER, encoded by the coding sequence ATGGAAATGAACACCTTGGTATGGATCGTTCTGCTGCTTCTGATCCTGGTATTACTGGTCAGAGTCAGCAGCCTGCAACGCCAATTGAATGAATTGAAAAGAGATGTGGAGCGTCTGGAGAATGGTTCAACCGCAATCGCCAGCCCGCGCTCCGACTTCAATTACACCTTGTCACCGAAGGAAGCACCTCCTTCACATACAAGCCAGACAGCCACAACGGATCTGGATCAGGAGCTGCTTGCACTTATACACCAAGGGAAAAAAATTATGGCAATCAAACGCCTGCGCGAAGCCAGAGGTCTGTCGTTGAAGGAAGCCAAGGACTATGTCGATTCCCTGGAACGGTAA
- a CDS encoding cytochrome P450, translating into MKPNEVNDSSSPAFFTKEFTHNPYPVYEKLRKDEPVFRVMFPHGEFGWMITRYEDAVQILKDSRFSKDMVRRYGAENQSIFSNNMLFSDPPDHRRLRGLVQKAFTPKMVANMRSHIQDIADELLDNLPSQEKMNLIDDFAFPLPIIVISEILGVPHEDRDKFRMWSNTVIDASTAESAELFEQHSREFTDYLTAWFAKVRQDPGADLISQLVIAEESGQQLTEQELLGVVSLLIIAGHETTVNLIGNGILALLEHPEQRELLIKQPELIHNAIEEMLRYNGPVEFSTSRWALEDIEFRGEHIAQGELVIVALDSANRDEQQFKDADIFDITREKSSHLAFGKGIHLCLGAPLARLEGEIAVSTLLNRFPNMQLQADVNELEWRPGMIVRGVKEIPVQLK; encoded by the coding sequence TTGAAACCGAATGAAGTGAACGATTCCTCAAGTCCAGCGTTTTTTACCAAAGAATTCACGCATAATCCTTACCCGGTGTATGAAAAGTTAAGAAAAGATGAACCCGTTTTCAGAGTCATGTTCCCACATGGAGAATTCGGCTGGATGATTACCCGATACGAGGATGCAGTCCAGATTCTGAAAGATTCTCGCTTCAGCAAAGACATGGTCCGACGTTACGGCGCTGAAAATCAAAGCATCTTCTCGAATAATATGTTATTCTCCGATCCGCCAGATCACAGACGTCTTCGGGGACTTGTGCAGAAAGCATTCACACCCAAAATGGTCGCAAACATGCGAAGCCATATTCAGGACATCGCTGACGAACTGCTGGACAACCTTCCGTCACAGGAAAAAATGAATCTGATCGATGATTTTGCTTTTCCGCTACCCATCATTGTTATCAGTGAAATTCTGGGAGTACCTCACGAGGATCGTGACAAATTCCGCATGTGGTCCAATACGGTCATTGATGCTTCCACAGCCGAGAGTGCCGAGCTGTTTGAGCAGCATTCCAGGGAGTTTACGGATTACCTCACAGCCTGGTTCGCCAAGGTACGCCAGGATCCCGGCGCTGATCTGATCAGCCAGCTCGTCATTGCAGAAGAATCGGGGCAGCAATTAACAGAACAAGAACTGCTTGGCGTGGTCTCCTTATTAATCATTGCCGGTCATGAAACAACGGTTAATCTCATCGGCAACGGCATTCTCGCCCTGCTGGAGCATCCGGAGCAACGCGAACTTCTGATCAAACAGCCCGAGCTTATTCATAATGCCATTGAAGAGATGCTGCGCTATAACGGTCCGGTGGAGTTCAGCACATCCCGCTGGGCTCTGGAAGATATTGAATTCCGTGGAGAGCATATCGCTCAAGGTGAACTTGTTATTGTTGCGCTTGATTCGGCTAATCGGGATGAACAGCAGTTTAAGGATGCGGATATCTTCGACATTACCCGCGAGAAGAGTTCACATCTGGCGTTTGGCAAAGGCATCCACCTTTGTCTCGGAGCACCGCTTGCTCGCCTGGAAGGTGAGATTGCAGTCAGTACACTTTTGAATCGTTTTCCAAATATGCAGCTTCAGGCAGATGTAAATGAACTGGAATGGAGACCTGGCATGATTGTTCGTGGTGTCAAGGAAATCCCGGTTCAACTTAAATAA
- a CDS encoding aldo/keto reductase: protein MSYAQLPLHHHQIPASRMVLGCMRFGGEWDGLPITSDLVVEGHRAVEAAIEIGINHFDLADIYTRGKAEHVLGRVISETPGLREQIIIQSKCGIRLVGDDEGPQRYDTSGAHILASVDGILERLGIEYLDILLLHRPDPLAHPQEIGEALANLHHSGKVRHFGVSNMGSEQIRLLQLHSKVPLIVNQLEMSLDKIGFVEAGVTVNRPQARDNVFPYGTMEYCQAEHIQLQAWGPLAQGRFTGRVVEGQRPEIEDTARRVDQMAKERGVTPEAIVLAWLMKHPAGIQPVIGSIRPERILACRDATNVELTRYEWYELYSAHSHINPYVSKDFIAHHPLMLTFC from the coding sequence ATGTCCTACGCACAACTTCCTTTGCATCACCACCAGATTCCGGCAAGTCGAATGGTACTTGGCTGTATGCGGTTTGGGGGTGAATGGGACGGTCTCCCCATTACTTCTGATCTAGTTGTGGAAGGCCATCGGGCAGTAGAAGCTGCGATTGAAATAGGCATTAACCATTTTGACCTGGCGGATATATACACACGCGGTAAGGCAGAGCATGTATTGGGGCGAGTTATATCCGAAACTCCCGGCTTGCGTGAACAGATTATCATACAGTCGAAATGTGGCATACGTCTTGTGGGTGACGATGAAGGACCACAGCGTTATGACACCTCAGGTGCACATATCCTGGCAAGTGTGGACGGTATTCTGGAACGGCTCGGAATCGAATATCTGGATATTTTGCTTTTGCACCGTCCTGATCCACTAGCCCATCCGCAAGAGATTGGAGAAGCGCTGGCTAATCTGCATCATTCCGGTAAAGTACGCCATTTTGGCGTGTCCAATATGGGGTCTGAACAGATTCGTCTTCTTCAGCTTCATAGTAAAGTACCTCTGATTGTGAATCAGCTGGAGATGAGTCTGGACAAAATCGGATTCGTAGAAGCTGGGGTGACGGTGAATCGCCCCCAAGCCAGAGACAACGTATTTCCCTATGGTACGATGGAATATTGTCAGGCAGAACATATTCAACTACAGGCATGGGGGCCACTTGCCCAAGGACGATTTACCGGCAGGGTTGTTGAAGGGCAACGCCCGGAAATTGAGGATACGGCTAGGCGGGTTGATCAGATGGCCAAGGAGCGTGGGGTGACACCGGAAGCTATTGTACTGGCTTGGTTAATGAAACATCCAGCAGGGATTCAGCCTGTGATAGGTTCGATTCGACCAGAACGTATTCTGGCCTGCCGTGATGCTACCAATGTTGAGCTTACCCGTTATGAGTGGTACGAACTTTATTCCGCCCACTCGCATATAAACCCTTATGTATCAAAGGATTTTATTGCTCATCATCCTCTGATGCTAACATTTTGTTAA
- a CDS encoding tyrosine-type recombinase/integrase, whose protein sequence is MSGSYAGYPLIPAKVRKRMTRILRLAGLNEDLSPHSLRHTHASLLAEAGVSLEQIMQRLGHANDDITKRIYLHVTKPKRKEAVQKFGDLMKSTSELDLSNVNKMLASEDDEQ, encoded by the coding sequence ATGTCTGGATCATATGCCGGATACCCATTGATCCCCGCAAAGGTAAGAAAACGCATGACACGGATATTGAGATTAGCTGGATTAAATGAGGATCTATCCCCCCATTCATTGAGACACACTCACGCATCCCTACTCGCTGAAGCAGGAGTTAGCCTGGAACAAATTATGCAGAGACTAGGACATGCGAATGACGACATCACCAAACGAATCTACCTCCACGTTACAAAACCAAAAAGAAAAGAAGCCGTTCAGAAGTTCGGCGACTTAATGAAATCTACTTCTGAATTAGATTTGAGCAATGTTAACAAAATGTTAGCATCAGAGGATGATGAGCAATAA
- a CDS encoding Arm DNA-binding domain-containing protein → MKGSFYKRGSTWSYIVDVGIDPETGKRKQKSKGGFKTKKLAQAHAADFLSELNKGEYIASVKMTFEELADQWLEAYSRLGKPKKQGTILVRTKEKKLLMPFFRKRCAMDITTEDYQRALYKLELGQTDGEGNIIKKGLAYNTISGIHATASMIFKHGVSIGSVKKNPTLDVYVPRETKTVSDLEAHTYLPEYFEKDELLLFLDTVKKYGLENDYETFMTLAYTGLRVGELCALKEADLNFAENKIRISKTVYNPTNNHKMYNLVTPKTASSFREIDIDPDIMKIFEDLLTLAQIEKRKDRILTIMKGSFFQCLDHMPDTH, encoded by the coding sequence ATGAAAGGTAGTTTTTATAAACGAGGCAGCACCTGGAGTTACATCGTTGATGTTGGAATAGATCCTGAAACTGGAAAACGGAAGCAAAAAAGCAAGGGCGGATTCAAAACAAAGAAGCTAGCCCAGGCGCACGCTGCCGACTTTTTGTCAGAATTAAATAAAGGTGAATACATCGCATCGGTAAAGATGACATTCGAAGAACTTGCTGATCAGTGGCTTGAAGCGTACAGTAGATTAGGAAAGCCTAAAAAACAAGGTACTATATTAGTTAGAACTAAAGAAAAAAAATTATTAATGCCATTTTTCAGAAAAAGATGTGCCATGGATATCACAACTGAAGATTATCAGAGGGCCTTGTATAAACTCGAATTGGGGCAAACCGATGGAGAAGGAAATATTATTAAAAAAGGCCTCGCATACAACACTATTTCAGGTATACACGCAACAGCTAGTATGATTTTCAAGCACGGAGTGAGCATAGGGTCAGTAAAGAAGAATCCTACTCTTGATGTCTATGTGCCAAGAGAAACCAAAACAGTAAGTGATCTCGAAGCACACACCTACCTTCCAGAGTATTTCGAGAAAGATGAACTCCTGCTATTTCTTGATACTGTTAAAAAATACGGATTGGAGAATGACTACGAAACTTTCATGACTCTCGCTTACACAGGCCTTAGAGTTGGTGAGCTTTGCGCTCTCAAAGAAGCAGATCTGAATTTTGCGGAGAATAAAATAAGAATTTCAAAAACAGTTTACAACCCTACCAATAATCACAAAATGTACAATTTGGTTACACCCAAAACAGCATCATCGTTCCGGGAAATCGATATTGATCCTGATATAATGAAAATTTTTGAAGATCTCCTTACTCTTGCACAAATTGAAAAAAGAAAAGACCGAATACTTACCATAATGAAGGGTTCCTTTTTCCAATGTCTGGATCATATGCCGGATACCCATTGA
- a CDS encoding S24 family peptidase, translated as MSEIKIGDLIKEARIQNGFKTMKDLSIVSGVSPATLSRIEKNTQDPSPETLMKISKHLNNVTYGELMKAAGYLDGLSIEHEMFMKDLMNENEELDNKIFDLISTAFLYTQVDSAIHKTLVDLFVSKEMSDLYSNAKVDELKSEYLQNDYDVDQKREIIETLNSLVNKFSPKLGQYFSMMKSIKPIPLIGTICAGNGLIPTEAIEEYVNYPFVNSQQPDYALRVKGDSMSGAGIADGDIVFLRKGSWAEFNGQIVAALVNEEDGSLKRMKWSEGSPKITLSPENEAYQSVEVMPNEVTICGVYAGHYKPEY; from the coding sequence ATGAGTGAAATTAAAATAGGTGATTTAATAAAAGAGGCGCGGATTCAGAACGGTTTCAAAACCATGAAAGACTTATCTATAGTGTCCGGTGTCTCCCCTGCGACACTTAGCAGAATTGAAAAAAATACTCAGGATCCATCGCCGGAAACATTGATGAAAATATCCAAACACTTAAATAACGTTACATATGGTGAGTTGATGAAAGCGGCAGGTTATTTAGACGGACTTAGTATTGAACATGAAATGTTTATGAAAGATCTGATGAATGAAAACGAAGAATTAGATAACAAAATCTTTGATTTAATTAGCACTGCATTTCTCTACACACAAGTAGATAGTGCCATCCACAAAACCTTAGTGGACCTATTTGTTAGTAAGGAAATGAGTGACCTTTATAGTAATGCGAAAGTAGATGAGCTTAAATCTGAATATCTTCAAAATGATTATGACGTAGATCAAAAACGCGAAATAATTGAAACTTTAAATTCTCTTGTCAACAAATTTTCTCCTAAGCTTGGCCAATACTTTTCTATGATGAAAAGTATTAAACCCATCCCGCTGATAGGCACAATTTGTGCGGGAAATGGATTAATTCCGACTGAAGCTATTGAGGAATATGTTAATTATCCTTTTGTAAATTCCCAACAGCCGGATTATGCATTGAGAGTCAAGGGAGATTCTATGAGCGGAGCAGGGATAGCTGACGGAGATATTGTTTTCCTACGTAAAGGAAGTTGGGCTGAATTCAACGGCCAAATAGTAGCAGCGCTTGTAAATGAGGAAGATGGAAGCCTTAAGCGGATGAAGTGGTCTGAGGGCTCGCCCAAAATAACTCTAAGCCCTGAGAATGAAGCATACCAATCTGTGGAGGTGATGCCTAATGAAGTGACCATTTGCGGAGTATATGCCGGACATTATAAACCAGAATACTAA
- a CDS encoding helix-turn-helix domain-containing protein, with protein MAEKTIYKWEDMPDVMTAQDIANVLKISRKTVYEFFALKTEHGGIPNYPIGSSKRADKVDVIEWKNRLKER; from the coding sequence ATGGCCGAGAAGACCATTTACAAGTGGGAAGACATGCCTGACGTTATGACTGCTCAGGACATCGCAAATGTATTGAAAATCTCACGAAAGACAGTCTACGAGTTTTTCGCACTCAAGACAGAGCATGGCGGAATACCCAACTATCCTATTGGAAGTTCGAAGCGAGCTGACAAAGTGGATGTTATTGAATGGAAAAACAGATTAAAGGAGAGGTAA
- a CDS encoding AbrB/MazE/SpoVT family DNA-binding domain-containing protein, translating to MKATGIVRRIDDLGRVVIPKELRRTHFIEEGDPLEYFVEGDKIIIRKYQPGCILCGNTESLHLFHGKQICTPCITKASELTKSN from the coding sequence ATGAAAGCTACTGGTATTGTCCGCCGTATCGATGACCTGGGTCGTGTTGTTATTCCAAAAGAGCTTCGCCGCACTCACTTTATTGAGGAAGGGGATCCGCTGGAGTACTTCGTGGAAGGTGACAAGATTATCATTCGCAAGTACCAACCTGGTTGCATTCTCTGCGGGAACACTGAAAGTCTGCACTTATTCCATGGTAAACAGATCTGTACACCTTGTATTACTAAAGCTTCAGAGCTTACCAAATCAAACTAA
- a CDS encoding DUF2815 family protein has product MTTETAITTNEVRLSFVNLFTPRSNQPGQEAKYSTTILIPKSDFATMQRINAAIEAASQKGVAGAWGGARPAQPRNPIHDGDGVRPNGEAFGPECKGHWVLTASSKQQQAVVGPDMGPIIDQTRVYSGVYGRVNINFFAYSNSGNKGIGAGLGPVQILRDGEPLGGRISAEQAFGGNGGGVGYVPQPAPQGYDQIPPQQYGQQPPQQPQYGQTSDSTGIWASTTTTTIRPTAAITTWLRSSTSATAVRTSSATRLRTAATTATADRSDYRQASWWRDLRDLIHRHFSRGVLRNPFTLPERRKPTT; this is encoded by the coding sequence ATGACAACAGAAACAGCAATCACCACAAACGAGGTAAGACTGAGCTTTGTAAACTTGTTCACTCCACGTTCTAATCAACCAGGGCAAGAGGCGAAATACAGCACGACGATTCTGATTCCTAAATCCGATTTCGCTACGATGCAGCGCATCAATGCCGCCATTGAAGCTGCTTCTCAAAAAGGTGTAGCCGGTGCATGGGGTGGCGCTCGTCCAGCTCAACCACGTAACCCAATTCACGATGGGGATGGCGTTCGTCCGAACGGTGAAGCCTTTGGTCCAGAATGCAAAGGACATTGGGTACTGACGGCCAGTAGCAAGCAACAGCAGGCAGTTGTTGGCCCAGACATGGGGCCGATCATTGACCAAACTCGGGTCTATTCCGGAGTGTATGGCCGAGTGAATATTAATTTCTTCGCTTACAGTAACAGTGGCAACAAAGGGATTGGTGCAGGTCTTGGTCCGGTGCAGATCCTTCGTGATGGCGAGCCTTTGGGTGGTCGGATCTCCGCTGAACAAGCTTTCGGTGGCAATGGTGGCGGTGTGGGTTATGTTCCTCAACCAGCTCCACAGGGCTATGATCAGATCCCGCCGCAGCAATACGGCCAACAACCACCACAGCAGCCGCAGTATGGCCAGACCTCCGACTCAACAGGGATATGGGCAAGCACCACAACAACCACAATACGGCCAACAGCCGCCATCACAACCTGGCTACGGTCAAGCACCTCAGCAACCGCAGTACGGACAAGCTCCGCAACAAGGCTACGGACAGCAGCAACCACCGCAACAGCAGATCGATCCGATTACCGGCAAGCCTCTTGGTGGCGGGATCTACGGGATCTAATTCATAGGCATTTCAGTAGAGGGGTTCTTCGGAACCCCTTCACTTTACCAGAAAGGAGGAAACCAACAACATGA
- a CDS encoding DNA polymerase: MTWHLSIDIETYSSIDIKKAGLYRYVQSPDFEILLFAYSWNSGPTRIIDLAQGEVIPEEVIRALNDKEVIKHAYNAAFEWYCLNKFWPSPVEHWRCTQIHGLYCGYPAGLGKVGEALGLPQDKKKMGVGGALIRTFCVPIKKPTKTTGFRKRTLPHHEPEKWELFKQYCVGDVVAEVEILRRLSVFPVPDMEWELWFLDQRINARGIACDLDLVDGALAVDQLITAELMQEAIELSGLDNPKSVSQLKKWLSKEIGEEVEDLRKDTVSGLIDNVEDGKAKRVLEIRRELSKTSTKKYVAMKTVACEDGRVRGLLQFYGANRTGRWAGRLVQVHNLPKNKMDTLEYARKLVHGQQVNLLKLMYGNVPDALSQLIRTAFVAPIGMKLHIADFSAIEARVIAWLAGEQWRLDVFATHGKIYEASASAMFGIPLEQVDKDLRQRGKVSELALGYQGASGALIAMGALDMGLTEEELPEIVTRWRNANRRIVDLWFSFEKAALSVMETGQPAGVRGIIFARESHHGNGLDFFTVQLPSGRKLYYVEPRLAQNDFGKQALHYMGPDQKTGKWSLINTYGGKLVENIVQAIARDCLAVSLVRVEQAGFDTVLHVHDEIGIESAYPEDLEKVLDLMAEPVPWAPGLPLKAAGFTTDFYMKD, encoded by the coding sequence ATGACGTGGCACCTTTCAATAGATATTGAGACCTACAGCAGTATCGACATCAAGAAAGCAGGGCTGTACCGATACGTTCAAAGTCCTGATTTTGAAATTCTTTTGTTCGCTTATTCCTGGAATAGCGGTCCGACACGAATTATTGATCTAGCTCAGGGTGAGGTCATTCCGGAAGAAGTTATCCGCGCTTTAAATGATAAAGAAGTCATCAAACACGCATATAACGCGGCTTTTGAATGGTACTGTTTAAACAAATTCTGGCCATCACCCGTAGAGCATTGGCGCTGCACACAGATTCATGGTTTGTACTGCGGATACCCTGCAGGACTTGGCAAGGTAGGCGAAGCACTTGGACTTCCCCAGGATAAGAAGAAAATGGGCGTCGGTGGAGCACTGATCCGGACATTCTGTGTACCGATCAAAAAGCCCACGAAGACTACAGGCTTCCGGAAGCGTACGCTGCCGCATCATGAGCCTGAGAAGTGGGAGCTGTTCAAGCAATACTGTGTGGGTGACGTTGTGGCAGAGGTGGAGATCCTTCGCCGGCTATCAGTGTTCCCGGTTCCAGATATGGAGTGGGAGCTTTGGTTCCTAGATCAACGGATCAATGCCCGAGGGATCGCTTGTGACTTGGATCTCGTGGACGGTGCACTGGCCGTGGATCAACTGATCACCGCAGAGCTTATGCAGGAAGCCATAGAGCTCAGTGGCTTGGACAATCCCAAGTCCGTATCTCAGCTCAAGAAGTGGCTGTCCAAGGAAATCGGGGAAGAGGTCGAGGATCTCAGGAAAGATACCGTATCCGGTCTGATCGACAACGTGGAAGATGGCAAAGCCAAACGTGTCCTGGAGATCCGCAGGGAGTTGTCCAAGACCAGTACTAAAAAGTATGTGGCCATGAAGACGGTAGCTTGTGAAGACGGACGCGTTCGGGGGCTGTTGCAGTTCTATGGGGCAAACCGGACAGGACGTTGGGCAGGTCGATTGGTCCAGGTCCACAACCTACCCAAGAACAAGATGGACACTCTCGAATATGCGAGGAAGCTGGTTCACGGCCAGCAAGTCAATCTGTTGAAACTGATGTACGGAAATGTGCCTGATGCGCTCAGTCAATTGATCCGGACAGCGTTTGTGGCTCCTATCGGGATGAAGCTTCATATAGCCGACTTCAGCGCGATTGAGGCAAGGGTCATCGCCTGGCTTGCTGGAGAGCAATGGCGATTGGATGTGTTCGCTACTCACGGCAAAATTTATGAAGCTTCCGCCTCTGCCATGTTCGGGATACCTCTTGAACAGGTGGACAAGGATCTGCGTCAACGGGGCAAGGTGTCTGAACTAGCTTTGGGTTATCAGGGTGCTTCTGGCGCACTGATCGCCATGGGTGCCTTGGATATGGGGCTTACTGAAGAGGAGTTACCCGAGATCGTCACGCGGTGGCGTAATGCCAATCGACGCATTGTGGATCTGTGGTTCAGCTTCGAGAAGGCGGCACTGAGTGTTATGGAGACAGGTCAACCTGCAGGTGTTCGGGGCATCATCTTTGCTCGGGAGAGTCATCACGGTAACGGTCTGGACTTCTTTACGGTTCAGCTGCCTTCCGGAAGAAAGTTGTACTACGTGGAGCCACGCCTGGCTCAGAACGACTTTGGCAAGCAGGCATTGCATTACATGGGTCCGGATCAGAAGACAGGCAAGTGGTCGCTGATCAACACCTACGGCGGGAAGCTTGTCGAGAACATTGTCCAGGCTATCGCTCGGGACTGTCTCGCTGTATCACTGGTGCGAGTGGAGCAAGCAGGCTTTGATACTGTGCTGCATGTTCACGATGAAATCGGAATCGAATCAGCTTATCCGGAGGATCTGGAGAAGGTATTGGATCTGATGGCTGAACCGGTACCGTGGGCACCTGGCTTGCCTCTCAAGGCTGCAGGGTTCACTACAGACTTTTACATGAAGGATTAG
- a CDS encoding AAA family ATPase: MIATTPTARIAADLIMLLQREGFTIQRYDSKTTSSIYLKLDYGVCNSIRIGDHRGKKQYKYRYNVDIGRKQINRHKTPEGWARWYYPETALWNLLQDVVKERQLLKNKKGEAHYQLLMAQRELEGRGTKGFWQSAQLVGQDEEGGSDVGDYQVNDKAKDALNRLTSLLGMHAIKEQVDEMVHFSRIAALRKKHRLKTSNQTNHMIFTGNPGTGKTTAARLIGEAFAEIGLLKRADKKEIPFVEIHQSMIAAPHVGEAERALVAKFNEARGGVLFIDEAYAFTPSKETSHRQADTVLATMVQCIEDMRDEVVVIAAGYPEDMAKFIKANPGLASRFPTTIHFPDYPVPELVQIGFQMCIDQEYQPDKDYLDALASVLWIEKGKPNFGNARTVRNQIERSIRKQSMRVSQLQNPSRKDLATLTAPDLIHSIEGVQTAEVDTLKQIIKDAQARIFALDLIGIARKSI; this comes from the coding sequence TTGATTGCGACAACACCGACAGCACGAATAGCAGCCGACCTAATCATGCTTCTACAACGGGAAGGGTTCACCATACAAAGGTACGACAGCAAGACTACAAGCAGCATTTACCTGAAGCTTGATTATGGCGTTTGTAACAGCATCCGGATCGGAGACCACAGAGGAAAAAAGCAGTATAAGTACCGCTACAACGTGGATATCGGACGGAAACAGATTAACCGGCATAAGACACCGGAAGGCTGGGCGCGCTGGTATTACCCGGAGACGGCCTTGTGGAATCTGCTCCAGGATGTTGTGAAGGAACGGCAACTGCTGAAGAACAAGAAAGGCGAGGCGCATTATCAATTGCTGATGGCGCAACGTGAATTAGAAGGCCGTGGTACGAAAGGGTTCTGGCAAAGTGCTCAACTGGTTGGCCAGGACGAAGAAGGAGGATCGGACGTGGGGGATTATCAAGTTAATGACAAGGCAAAGGATGCACTGAACCGTCTGACAAGTCTGCTGGGAATGCACGCTATCAAGGAACAGGTCGATGAAATGGTCCACTTCTCACGTATCGCTGCGTTGCGTAAAAAGCATCGACTTAAAACATCGAATCAGACGAATCACATGATATTCACGGGCAATCCAGGTACAGGCAAGACAACGGCAGCGCGTCTGATCGGAGAGGCGTTCGCAGAGATTGGGCTGCTCAAAAGAGCTGACAAAAAGGAAATCCCTTTCGTCGAGATTCACCAGTCTATGATTGCTGCGCCGCACGTGGGCGAAGCTGAGCGGGCGTTAGTCGCTAAGTTCAATGAAGCTCGTGGTGGCGTTCTGTTCATTGATGAAGCTTACGCTTTTACGCCAAGTAAAGAGACTTCTCACCGCCAGGCCGATACTGTACTCGCTACTATGGTGCAGTGCATCGAAGATATGAGGGACGAGGTTGTGGTGATTGCAGCCGGGTACCCTGAAGACATGGCCAAGTTCATTAAAGCTAACCCAGGACTCGCCTCCAGGTTTCCAACCACCATTCATTTTCCAGATTACCCGGTACCCGAGCTTGTGCAGATCGGGTTCCAAATGTGTATCGATCAGGAATATCAGCCGGATAAGGATTACCTAGACGCTTTGGCCAGTGTGCTTTGGATCGAAAAGGGAAAGCCGAATTTCGGTAATGCTCGGACGGTACGCAACCAGATTGAACGTTCTATCCGGAAACAATCCATGCGCGTTTCTCAGCTTCAGAATCCTTCTCGTAAGGATCTGGCCACGCTGACTGCACCGGATCTTATCCATTCTATAGAAGGCGTTCAGACTGCTGAGGTTGACACTCTGAAGCAGATCATCAAGGATGCCCAGGCTCGAATCTTCGCGCTTGATCTGATTGGAATAGCCCGTAAATCTATTTAA